CTTCTCACATCCTTTTGattattcttcttcttggtTTGTTATAATGAATTATGTTGAGGCTTTGTACTCAAAATTTCCATCCGTCGAAAATATCTTGATGCTGATTGTCAGTCGGCGACTGGTTGCTAGCTGGCTGACTGTCGAATTGTAATTGCTACTGAAATTACAAACTACAGAACGGACAATGTATACATCTATTGTTCTCGATGCAACTTATCCCATTTAATCATCGCATCCTCCATTGTACATAACGCTTTCACTGAACGGGGCGAGCAATAGACACAGGAGCtttcctttgttttttttccttgtcCTTTTCCTGTtacttttcctttttcttttttcttcgttttcatTTCCGTTTGTGCATGTACTAACTATCACCATTTCACCTTAACACTATAATAGCACACGCTCTAATTCTatattcaatgtaatggggCGAAGTCCCCCATTTAACAAGGATAAGGAAGCGAGTCGCCAGAAGCCGCCAAGATAACGCGATCCGAGTCTATCGCCGTTTCAGTTTAGTGTTCAAAATTAGAAGTTATTTACtgcaaaatgcccaagaaagcACAACTGGCAAAAGCAACCGTGATATTGCCGATATTGTCCAGCTTCACAAGGAAACGGTCACTAGGATTGTGCAAATGTACAGAAAGCATGGTTCCACCTCACCAGCTAAGCGATCGGGCGTCCTTCAACAAGACAACTGACCGAATTGACAGAGCTATCATGAAGAAGACGAAGCTGGACCGAGACCTAACAACTCCGAAAATTGCGAACCAGATTAAAAGCGAGTTCTCCATTCAACTAACATCACAATCTGTACGAAATCGTCTTCATAAAAAAGGTCTTAAGCCAGGTTTACcgtatgcatttaaaaaaatggacaaaaattgccgtTTTTTCATGGAGGTACCTTcccacgcactgacgaaactacccatgcagcatcaatcaaaggtaacccatgagtcagcagaaataaactgatagctctatcagtcgaactctaaccgtgttcgactgatagagctatCAGtagcgaaaacagtgaagctactccgttcagaagtgtgcgcgttcaaagaacggtacccagccgcgtcgaaaacggacatcgtgtggCACATtttggacgccggatacgccctttccggcatctacaacatcttggcactattggacaacaatgagagcatcgaaagaaagccctgTTCCGGACGgtcgacgaccctgagcgacaagaagctccaaaggatgctgaagaggaaaatcgtaggattccggaaaagtggctacatcacAGCGTGCGCTTGcccgggaggtcggtgcaaccgaAAAGTACCTGGTGAACAtggacttcttcttcttcttcaatggcactaacgttcctagaggaacttcgccgtctcaacgtagtattacttgcgtcatttttattagtacttagttgagatttctatgccaaataacacgccttgaatgcattctgagtggcaagctctagaatacgcgtgatcacagtgcaagtcggaggaaatttctttgacgaaaaattcccccgaccagaacgggaatcgaacccgaacacccggcatgttagttatgacgctaaccactcggccaagggagcacatcaaCATGGGCGAACATGGACACACATGTCAGaaagcggaagtcccgtccactggtctcggagctgcaggcaatggcGCAGCGGCAACGggtgaataagatggtcaagtcgatttttcggtgaatcgcgacgtggcggtggtgatggacgacgagacccatctcaccctggatggcaatgactggcagggcacttcgtattttacttccaccacgaaggaagtgagctccgaagtgaagtttatttcacacaccaagttccccaagaaagTGCTgttgtggctgacaatcagcgagaaggggacgtcaaagccgctcttccgCTCCGGATTCGCCGTGAATGGGGAATTTTATAGTATGAGgtgcttgccggaagttgcgtcgttcatcaagaaatatcataagggcgaagacgcggtgttctggtCGGATCTGGCGTCgacccactactcgaagcgatcgttagagaagatggagcggctgaatattgATGTGGTACCGAAGTCGGCGAACCCGCtcaacgtcccccagctgcgtcccatcgagaattttcgaagcgtaagatctacttcaacaattttgtcgcgaaaactgagaaggagttgataaataaaactcaaaaacatgcctacatgCATGTTTTATTCCGcaatggcgaatgttccggttgACTGCCGGAAGGtcgctcgcaagggcgtagaattTGTTTGCAAGttagctaatataattaccttcagTGGGACTACTATTACTATTTACCAAACTTAATTATCTGtctttgtttttttatcaacatccgaaaaaagtccatttttttaatgcaaacccTATTTGGACATTTTAAAGCGAAAACTATCTCCAAAACTATCTTCCAACAAGACGGAGATCCGAAGCAAACCTCCGCAGTCGTTCAAGAAGTATCAAGTTTATGGAGTGGACAGCACAGTCTTCCGACCTAAATTCGATCGAGCACCTCTGgtcaattttaaaaattaagctCTAGAAGCAAAAATCAACAAGCATCCAGCAATTGCGGCAGGTAATCTCAACTGAATGGGATAACATCACCCCGGAAACAACTGCTAAGCTTATTGAGTCGAAGCCATGACGATGCCGAGTAGTTATTAAAGCCAAATGTGGCTTCATGAAGTACTAAAACTATGTGAGCCAGAGGGGTGGATATACTTTTTTTGCGTTATTTGCGTTtgcgtttaattttttttaatatcatgTCTCAAATGCAagagaatttgttttttattttgaacttgCATGAATTGGATTTGTTTTTacatgaataataataaaatgaacTAAAATTTACCTTGTTTTATTTTACTGTGGGTTTTTTTAGAAGAAATCTAATTTTCCACGCTTTCTTTAACGCTCATGAACTTTtcatccatattttttattcTGTGAATGTATTCAATTTAACCGAAAATCTCCACCACATATTCTTCCAGGCACATGAGCTGTTTCTCGCTTTGTAATTGCGAATAATATGAAATTTCCGATATTGTGTGCGCTGACTGTAATAGTTACGTTAGCTGAGAATAGAATGCGACCCCGCCAATTCTATCTCGCACATGATGAAGCCATGATCATGCGCACATTGATGGCGGAATGAACATTGCGAGCGTAATCCGCTGAATCTCTTCGCCTCTCACCAGTCATAGTATACAAAACAACCTGTTTAGATCTCAGCACTGCTTAGTATATAGTCGTGTGTTGTTTCTGTTGGTTCTTATATCATTACATTCTATCTGCAGCGTAATAATTAATAATCTCGGGAAATATTTAGGAACGTTTTTCGGCACACACATGGTTATTACTATGAACATACTAGATTTACCGGAAGAGGTCAGCCTTAGATACAAACCCCTGCGTAGCTTCAGAATACTACAGTGTTGTTTTTCAGATCCAGCTGCAAATATTGgattttttggattttggaaATCGCCTCGCTGCGTCCAAGGTTTGTCGTTTGTGGAATGAGCTTGCATTCTGCGGTCAGTTTATGAACCGAATCTGTCTACATTTGAACATCAGTGAAGGCAGCTTAGATCGGACTATGGACAATCTTGAAAGCAATGGTAGACCCTACCGTCGGATCGTGATAAATTTCAACAACACCGTCTTCCCAACGATTGACAGAATAGCATTGATTCTCGGAGCCATCGATAGCATTGCAAGTTTAGTGTTGACGGGGATCAAATATATTGAACCGTGTCAACTTCTGTCGCTACTATCAAACACCCCTAATTTAAACCAGTTATGTTTATCGGATGATGACGACAATTTTCCTGAAAGTTACGTTAGCAATACACCTTGGTACGAATGTTTCTCATACTCACCACCCATCTTCCTACCGATTGTTCAGAGGCTTCAATTAGTGTTCCCAAAGATTTACAAACCTACGCTTGAATCACTGCCAAACATATTCCCAAATCTCGAACAGCTTGAGCTTACGACGAACAGCAGCTCAATCATCACTGTATGCCATGCTTATCGAAATCAATTGGAGCGTTTATCAATCCTTTCGCCACAAAGGGATTTCTTCATTTTATTCTGTGAAATGGAGTTTCGAAAAATTTCTCAGCTCCATTTCGATCAATTCGAATTACACGATCAGTTGATAGTGGAGAAGTGCACACGATTCTTTCTAAATCCTAATCATCGCACAAACCTAGAGCAGCTTATCTTCCACCCCCGATTCATGATTCGTACCGCGATTTTCACAACGATCTGTCGCAACTGTTCGGTGTTACAAGAGTTGGAACTCAGCCTGGACTACATGAATGGCGATGCGCTCAAAGAGATCATCAATTTAAAAATGCTACAAGTACCGCGAAATATGATATTCAACGAACCTCACACAACCACAATCTGTTTGTTTCAGAATTTATCCCTCTATGGGACAGCTTATTTCCACGAAACTCCCCGTTGTTTGCAAACAATCAGCTGCTTGAAGAGAGTCAAGATCAGCGCTAGCAGGTTCCCCATCAGTCTACTCGAGTTTATCGCCGATATTGCGCCCAAATTGGAAACTCTTGCGCTGGAGGATATTCAGGAACCGGAAGCGATATTTCAAATTATGCCCGGAATCGTTGGCAGCCTTCAACACCTAGAGATGAGCTTTTCGGACTCATTTGAAACACCGGTAGGAGCGGTGGCGAATTCTGTGTTTCTCCAGCTGGATAATAAATGTTGACTTTTTTTTAGTCATCTTGTCGTCCGTCGGGATTTCTGAAAAGCATGGCGAGTCTGCAAACGTACCGCTTGCGAAGGGTGATAATCGGTCATGGAATTCAGGGTTGGCTTCAGGATGCACCCAACTTGAGGAGTGTTTCGCTGGACAATTGCAGAACACTGAACGACACGCATCTTGTGATACTAACTACCAACTGTCCCAAGTTGAGACAGCTCACACTGAAGAGGTGTGGTCAGGTCACAGCAACGGGAGTCGCACAATTCAGTTCTCGGGTCCCTTTGTGTAGTATTAGTTGTGAATTAAATTAGATTGTGTTCAGAACGATGGTTGAACCAATTTAATCTATTGTTGTCTTATgactataatatataatataataagtGATAGGGAGTGTTACTGTCAATCGCACTGTGTTCAAAAAGACGTTTAGGCCCAAAAGTAAGTATCCTAGCAGATCGTTCAGTATAGAAGATGTTACGCTTATACACAAGAAGTTAATGTGATATTCCTCAGAAAAAGAGACAATTTGTATTGAATCGCAATTTACCAATgacttttttggcagacttatctcacttcttaactaggcgaacctagccagaattttcacctgcccccgggcttctgaatgccaaagggggactaggctctgcggaatgcacgtatctgcatgctcgtgctgttttagtcctgaccgaggaattgtcggacaatcgcgcaggtgctaaggatgaccgacttttggatgccggccaattccttctcgatgttcaacacctttagcgcttccagaagtgtcttcggga
The Toxorhynchites rutilus septentrionalis strain SRP chromosome 2, ASM2978413v1, whole genome shotgun sequence genome window above contains:
- the LOC129770748 gene encoding uncharacterized protein LOC129770748 — its product is MVITMNILDLPEEIQLQILDFLDFGNRLAASKVCRLWNELAFCGQFMNRICLHLNISEGSLDRTMDNLESNGRPYRRIVINFNNTVFPTIDRIALILGAIDSIASLVLTGIKYIEPCQLLSLLSNTPNLNQLCLSDDDDNFPESYVSNTPWYECFSYSPPIFLPIVQRLQLVFPKIYKPTLESLPNIFPNLEQLELTTNSSSIITVCHAYRNQLERLSILSPQRDFFILFCEMEFRKISQLHFDQFELHDQLIVEKCTRFFLNPNHRTNLEQLIFHPRFMIRTAIFTTICRNCSVLQELELSLDYMNGDALKEIINLKMLQNLSLYGTAYFHETPRCLQTISCLKRVKISASRFPISLLEFIADIAPKLETLALEDIQEPEAIFQIMPGIVGSLQHLEMSFSDSFETPSSCRPSGFLKSMASLQTYRLRRVIIGHGIQGWLQDAPNLRSVSLDNCRTLNDTHLVILTTNCPKLRQLTLKRCGQVTATGVAQFSSRVPLCSISCELN